The Streptomyces phaeolivaceus genome has a window encoding:
- a CDS encoding putative hydro-lyase — protein MNHVTAPDRPSAPAPQGHPSDRPVTLVDPHAHAWTPAQARARFRSGVAGPTAGVAAGHTQANLISVPADWAYDMLLFCQRNPKPCPVLDVTDAGAWTTPLAEGADLRTDLPRYRVWEDGELTAEPTDVTDVWREDLVSFLIGCSFTFESALTGAGVPMRHIEQGRNVSMYVTARACRPAGRVRGPMVVSMRPVPPEHLAAAIRESSLLPAVHGGPVHCGEAAGLGIADLSRPDFGDPVDAEPDDIPVFWACGVTPQAAVMASRPPFAITHAPGQMFLTDARDEQYRVL, from the coding sequence GTGAACCACGTGACCGCCCCGGACCGTCCCTCGGCCCCTGCCCCGCAGGGCCACCCGTCGGACCGCCCCGTGACCCTCGTCGACCCGCACGCGCACGCGTGGACCCCCGCCCAGGCCCGCGCCCGGTTCCGTTCGGGCGTCGCGGGACCCACCGCCGGGGTCGCCGCCGGGCACACCCAGGCGAACCTGATCTCGGTGCCCGCCGACTGGGCCTACGACATGCTGCTGTTCTGCCAGCGCAACCCCAAGCCGTGTCCCGTGCTCGACGTCACGGACGCGGGCGCGTGGACGACCCCGCTCGCGGAGGGCGCGGACCTGCGCACCGACCTCCCGCGCTACCGGGTGTGGGAGGACGGCGAGTTGACGGCAGAGCCGACGGACGTGACGGACGTCTGGCGGGAGGACCTGGTGTCGTTCCTGATCGGGTGCAGCTTCACCTTCGAGTCGGCGCTGACCGGGGCGGGCGTCCCGATGCGCCACATCGAGCAGGGCCGCAACGTCTCCATGTACGTCACCGCGCGCGCGTGCCGGCCCGCCGGGCGGGTGCGCGGCCCGATGGTGGTGTCGATGCGTCCGGTGCCGCCCGAGCATCTGGCCGCCGCGATCCGGGAGAGCAGCCTGCTCCCGGCCGTGCACGGCGGCCCGGTGCACTGCGGTGAGGCGGCGGGCCTCGGCATCGCGGACCTGTCCCGCCCGGACTTCGGCGACCCGGTGGACGCCGAGCCGGACGACATCCCGGTGTTCTGGGCCTGCGGGGTGACACCCCAGGCCGCGGTGATGGCCTCGCGCCCGCCGTTCGCGATCACCCACGCACCGGGACAGATGTTCCTGACCGACGCCCGCGACGAGCAGTACCGCGTGCTCTGA
- a CDS encoding LamB/YcsF family protein, protein MGFMSSLHGSIDLNADLGEGFGRWTLTDDERLLSVVTSANVACGFHAGDPVTMRRVCELAAERGVRIGAQVSYRDLAGFGRRAMDVPPAELAAEVAYQIGALEVFARAAGTRVSYVKPHGALYNRVVHDGEQAAAVVDGVLLADATLPVLGLPGSRFLEVAQAAGLPAVTEAFADRAYTDEGTLVPRGREGAVITDADAVVARSVSLAAEGTVTSHSGTRIPVRARSLCLHGDTPGAVELARRVRAELTAAGTRVEAFS, encoded by the coding sequence ATGGGATTCATGAGCTCCCTCCACGGCTCCATCGATCTGAACGCCGACCTCGGCGAGGGCTTCGGCCGCTGGACGCTGACCGACGACGAGCGGCTGCTGTCGGTCGTCACCAGCGCCAATGTGGCCTGCGGCTTCCACGCCGGGGACCCGGTCACGATGCGGCGCGTCTGCGAGCTGGCGGCCGAGCGCGGTGTACGGATCGGGGCCCAGGTCTCGTACCGCGATCTGGCGGGCTTCGGGCGGCGCGCGATGGACGTGCCGCCCGCCGAACTGGCGGCCGAGGTGGCCTACCAGATCGGCGCCCTGGAGGTCTTCGCGCGCGCGGCGGGCACGCGCGTGTCGTACGTGAAGCCGCACGGCGCGCTCTACAACCGGGTCGTGCACGACGGGGAGCAGGCGGCGGCGGTGGTCGACGGGGTGCTCCTCGCCGACGCCACGCTGCCCGTCCTCGGTCTGCCCGGTTCGCGTTTCCTGGAGGTGGCGCAGGCGGCCGGGCTGCCCGCCGTCACCGAGGCGTTCGCGGACCGCGCGTACACGGACGAGGGCACCCTGGTGCCGCGCGGCCGGGAGGGCGCCGTGATCACGGACGCCGACGCGGTGGTGGCACGGTCGGTGAGCCTCGCCGCCGAAGGCACGGTCACGTCCCACTCCGGCACCCGCATCCCCGTCCGGGCCCGCTCCCTGTGTCTGCACGGCGACACCCCGGGCGCGGTGGAACTGGCCCGGCGGGTGCGGGCGGAGCTGACGGCGGCGGGCACGCGCGTGGAGGCGTTCTCATGA
- a CDS encoding 5-oxoprolinase subunit B family protein: protein MRALPVGDRALLIEVGTGEEAEALHAELLRRRATGELTAAEIVPAARTVLLDGLDAPSRLAERLAHWDIPPVPPRAEDVVEIAVRYDGPDLPDVAAHWGVDEAEVARIHAAAEYRVAFCGFAPGFGYLTGLPREVPRRATPRTAVPAGSVALAGPYTGVYPRSSPGGWQLIGTTDAVLWDHARVPAALLAPGTRVRFKPLETP from the coding sequence ATGAGGGCGCTGCCGGTCGGCGACCGCGCCCTGCTGATCGAGGTGGGCACGGGCGAGGAGGCCGAGGCCCTGCACGCCGAACTGCTGCGCCGCCGCGCCACGGGCGAGCTCACGGCGGCCGAGATCGTCCCCGCCGCCCGTACGGTCCTGCTGGACGGCCTGGACGCCCCGTCCCGCCTCGCCGAGCGCCTCGCCCACTGGGACATCCCGCCCGTCCCCCCGCGCGCGGAGGACGTCGTCGAGATCGCCGTACGGTACGACGGCCCCGATCTGCCGGACGTCGCCGCCCACTGGGGTGTCGACGAGGCCGAGGTGGCCCGGATCCACGCGGCGGCCGAGTACCGCGTGGCCTTCTGCGGATTCGCCCCCGGGTTCGGCTATCTCACCGGGCTGCCCCGCGAGGTCCCGCGCCGGGCGACCCCGCGCACGGCCGTCCCGGCGGGTTCGGTCGCCCTGGCCGGTCCGTACACGGGTGTGTATCCGCGCTCCTCCCCGGGCGGCTGGCAGCTGATCGGTACGACGGACGCGGTGCTGTGGGACCACGCGCGCGTGCCGGCCGCTCTGCTGGCGCCGGGCACCCGGGTCCGCTTCAAGCCCCTGGAGACCCCGTGA
- a CDS encoding 5-oxoprolinase subunit C family protein codes for MTDRALVVVRAGALTTVQDRGRPGHAHLGVPRSGALDARAADLTNRLVGNPPEAAVLETTLSGCSVRPRSTVTVAVAGAPCPVTVDGRPAAWGAPVRVPGGALLDIGAARSGVRGYVAFSGGVTVEPVLGSRSTDLLSGLGPPPLANGTVLPLGRPAGPPARVDVVPHPAPPSELVLRVTLGPRDDWFTDAALRTLTRYPYAVSSASNRIGLRTEGPALERSRAGELPSEGMVLGAVQVPPDGRPVVFLADHPTTGGYPVIAVVHPADLPGAAQAAPGTPLRFVAVRHRR; via the coding sequence GTGACCGACCGTGCCCTCGTGGTGGTGCGCGCCGGAGCCCTGACCACCGTCCAGGACCGGGGCCGCCCCGGCCACGCCCACCTGGGCGTACCGCGCTCGGGGGCGCTGGACGCGCGGGCGGCGGATTTGACCAATCGTTTGGTGGGCAATCCGCCGGAGGCCGCCGTCCTGGAGACCACCCTCAGCGGCTGCTCCGTCCGGCCCCGCTCGACGGTCACCGTGGCGGTCGCGGGCGCCCCCTGCCCGGTCACCGTGGACGGCCGCCCGGCCGCCTGGGGAGCACCGGTACGGGTGCCCGGCGGGGCGCTCCTCGACATCGGCGCGGCCCGCTCCGGCGTACGCGGCTATGTGGCCTTCTCCGGCGGGGTGACCGTGGAACCGGTGCTCGGCAGCCGCTCCACCGATCTGCTGTCCGGCCTCGGCCCGCCGCCGCTGGCCAACGGCACGGTGCTCCCGCTCGGCCGCCCGGCGGGGCCCCCCGCGCGCGTGGACGTCGTCCCGCACCCGGCGCCGCCCTCGGAGCTGGTGCTGCGGGTCACTCTGGGCCCGCGCGACGACTGGTTCACGGACGCGGCGCTGCGCACCCTCACCCGGTACCCCTACGCCGTCTCCTCGGCGAGCAACCGCATCGGGCTGCGTACGGAGGGGCCCGCCCTGGAGCGCTCCCGGGCGGGCGAACTCCCCAGCGAGGGCATGGTGCTGGGCGCCGTCCAGGTGCCGCCGGACGGCCGCCCGGTCGTCTTCCTCGCCGACCATCCCACCACCGGCGGCTATCCGGTGATCGCGGTGGTCCACCCGGCGGATCTGCCCGGCGCCGCCCAGGCCGCGCCGGGCACACCGCTGCGGTTCGTCGCCGTACGGCACCGCCGCTGA